A DNA window from Actinomadura luzonensis contains the following coding sequences:
- a CDS encoding glycoside hydrolase family 3 protein: MPLIDEADLLRRLAAMTLKEKVTLLTGADAWTLTPVPSAGLTALALSDGPVGPRGTSFGADTPPSLLFPSPTSLAAAWDEETAYEAGRLMGARAREMGVHVLLAPTVNLHRSPLGGRHFECYSEDPLLTARIAVGFIQGVQSAGVAATVKHFVGNDSETGRMTYDARIDERTLREVYLPPFEAAVREAGVWAVMAAYNRVNGESMTEHRDLLTGVLKQEWGFDGVVVSDWTAARSCEATALAGLDLVMPGPDGPWGDALVAAVEDGRVPAGVVDDKVLRILRLAARTGALDGVPATPAPPVPGDVRDRLRELAIRGSVLLRNDGLLPLRPGLRKVALIGPNAVRFTAQGGGSAHVTPEHVVAPLEGLRRVLGEDTEITVHAGVFPHAKLRPLPAAMATDPETGEHGVRLEHRRADGTVLTAEHRDPAPWWFPIILADEVAELAVRTRLTLPAAGLHRLSVLGTGRHILRVPGHADQSHERLQDGDDIAALLLNPPSHTFTFTAGAGPIDIELLISPQRNLPYPVTLTGLGYEPPRGTDEEELETALSAARAADVAIVLVGSDADTETESLDRTGLALPGRQDDLVRQVCAANPRTVVVVNAGAPWLMPWAHEPAALLWAWFPGQEGGDAIADVLTGAEPGGRLPTTFPAAEADVPVLSTQPVDGVLDYAEGDRIGYRAYRPEGVLFPFGHGLSYTTWEYLRAETADDAVRVTLRNTGERPGCEVVQAYLEQDGALRLAGFAAAEAAPGQTITVRIGIVPQERPHRLRIGRSASDLPLTCTIN, translated from the coding sequence GTGCCGTTGATCGATGAGGCGGACCTGCTGCGCCGCCTCGCCGCCATGACCCTCAAGGAGAAGGTCACCCTCCTCACCGGGGCCGACGCCTGGACACTGACCCCGGTGCCGTCCGCTGGGCTGACCGCGCTGGCCCTGTCGGACGGCCCCGTCGGGCCGCGCGGCACCTCCTTCGGCGCTGACACCCCGCCCTCACTGCTGTTCCCCAGCCCCACCTCCCTGGCGGCGGCCTGGGACGAGGAGACCGCCTACGAGGCCGGGCGGCTGATGGGCGCGCGGGCCCGCGAGATGGGCGTCCACGTCCTGCTCGCCCCCACGGTCAACCTGCACCGCTCGCCGCTCGGCGGCCGCCACTTCGAGTGCTACTCCGAGGACCCGCTGCTCACCGCCCGCATCGCCGTCGGTTTCATCCAGGGCGTGCAGTCGGCGGGAGTAGCGGCGACCGTCAAGCACTTCGTCGGCAACGACTCCGAGACCGGCCGGATGACCTACGACGCCCGCATCGACGAGCGCACGCTGCGCGAGGTGTATCTGCCGCCGTTCGAGGCGGCGGTGCGCGAGGCCGGAGTCTGGGCGGTGATGGCCGCCTACAACCGCGTCAACGGCGAGAGCATGACCGAGCACCGCGACCTGCTGACCGGCGTGCTCAAACAGGAGTGGGGCTTCGACGGCGTGGTGGTCTCCGACTGGACCGCCGCCCGGTCCTGCGAGGCCACCGCCCTGGCCGGGCTCGACCTGGTCATGCCCGGCCCGGACGGGCCATGGGGGGACGCGCTGGTGGCGGCGGTCGAGGACGGCCGCGTCCCTGCCGGGGTCGTGGACGACAAGGTGCTGCGGATCCTGCGGCTGGCCGCGCGCACCGGCGCTCTCGACGGCGTCCCCGCCACCCCCGCCCCGCCCGTCCCCGGCGACGTCCGCGACCGCCTGCGCGAGCTGGCGATCCGCGGCTCGGTCCTGCTGCGCAACGACGGCCTGCTGCCCCTGCGGCCGGGCCTGCGCAAGGTCGCGCTGATCGGGCCGAACGCGGTGCGGTTCACCGCCCAGGGCGGCGGCAGCGCCCACGTCACCCCCGAGCACGTGGTCGCGCCGCTCGAAGGGCTGCGCCGGGTGCTCGGCGAGGACACCGAGATCACCGTCCACGCCGGCGTCTTCCCCCACGCCAAGCTGCGGCCCCTGCCCGCCGCCATGGCCACCGACCCCGAGACCGGCGAGCACGGCGTACGGCTGGAGCACCGCAGGGCCGACGGCACCGTCCTGACGGCCGAGCACCGCGACCCCGCCCCCTGGTGGTTCCCGATCATCCTCGCCGACGAGGTCGCCGAGCTGGCCGTACGCACCCGCCTCACCCTGCCGGCCGCTGGCCTGCACCGGCTGTCGGTCCTGGGCACCGGCCGCCACATCCTGCGCGTCCCCGGCCACGCCGACCAGTCCCATGAACGGCTCCAGGACGGCGACGACATCGCCGCCCTGCTGCTGAACCCGCCCTCGCACACCTTCACCTTCACCGCCGGCGCGGGCCCGATCGACATAGAGCTGCTGATCAGCCCGCAACGCAACCTGCCCTACCCGGTCACCCTGACCGGGCTCGGCTACGAACCGCCGCGCGGCACCGACGAAGAAGAACTGGAGACGGCCCTCTCGGCGGCCCGCGCCGCCGACGTGGCGATCGTGCTGGTCGGCAGCGACGCCGACACCGAGACAGAAAGCCTCGACCGCACCGGCCTGGCGTTGCCCGGACGGCAGGACGACCTGGTCCGCCAGGTCTGCGCGGCCAACCCGCGCACCGTGGTCGTGGTGAACGCCGGAGCGCCGTGGCTGATGCCCTGGGCGCACGAACCGGCCGCGCTGCTGTGGGCCTGGTTCCCCGGCCAGGAAGGCGGCGACGCCATCGCCGACGTCCTGACCGGCGCCGAACCCGGCGGCCGGCTGCCCACCACCTTCCCCGCCGCCGAGGCCGACGTCCCGGTCCTGTCCACACAGCCCGTCGACGGTGTGCTCGACTACGCCGAGGGCGACCGCATCGGCTACCGCGCCTACCGGCCCGAGGGCGTGCTGTTCCCGTTCGGCCACGGCCTGTCCTACACCACCTGGGAGTACCTGCGCGCCGAGACCGCGGACGACGCCGTGCGGGTGACGCTCCGCAACACCGGCGAGCGGCCGGGCTGCGAGGTCGTCCAGGCGTATCTGGAGCAGGACGGCGCTCTGCGCCTGGCCGGCTTCGCCGCCGCCGAAGCCGCACCAGGACAGACGATCACGGTACGGATCGGCATCGTCCCGCAGGAGCGCCCGCACCGGCTGCGCATCGGCCGCTCCGCCTCCGACCTCCCTCTGACCTGCACCATCAACTGA
- a CDS encoding SDR family NAD(P)-dependent oxidoreductase, protein MQRLTDRRILITGAASGIGQATALRLLAEGARVVAADIAEDGLKETLALATEQGTADRLTVTSVDISDEGSVTEVVSSAVSGLGGLDALVNTAAILRGAHTHDCSLELWNRIITVNLTGTFLMTRAALPALLESGRGVVVNFSSTAAFYAHPFMAAYSASKGGIASFTHSLALEYSKQGLRAVNVVPGGISSGITNNIGSLVPEDTDWNLFLKLTSAISDGLPGPENVAGVVAMLVSDDGAFITGTEIRVDGGAHM, encoded by the coding sequence ATGCAGCGACTCACCGACCGCCGCATCCTCATCACCGGCGCCGCCTCCGGAATCGGCCAAGCCACCGCGCTGCGACTGCTGGCCGAAGGCGCCCGCGTGGTAGCCGCGGACATCGCCGAGGACGGCCTGAAGGAGACGCTCGCCCTGGCGACCGAGCAGGGCACCGCCGACCGGCTCACCGTCACCTCCGTCGACATCTCCGACGAAGGCTCGGTCACCGAGGTGGTCTCCTCAGCGGTGAGCGGGCTCGGCGGCCTGGACGCCCTGGTCAACACCGCCGCCATCCTGCGCGGCGCGCACACCCACGACTGCTCGCTGGAGCTGTGGAACCGCATCATCACCGTCAACCTGACCGGAACCTTCCTCATGACCAGGGCCGCCCTGCCGGCCCTGCTGGAGTCCGGCCGGGGCGTCGTGGTGAACTTCAGCTCCACCGCCGCCTTCTACGCCCACCCGTTCATGGCCGCCTACTCGGCCAGCAAGGGCGGCATCGCCTCCTTCACCCACAGCCTCGCCCTGGAGTACTCCAAGCAGGGCCTGCGCGCGGTCAACGTCGTGCCCGGCGGCATCAGCAGCGGCATCACCAACAACATCGGCTCCCTCGTACCGGAGGACACCGACTGGAACCTCTTCCTCAAGCTGACCTCGGCCATCAGCGACGGCCTGCCCGGCCCCGAGAACGTCGCCGGCGTCGTCGCCATGCTCGTCTCCGACGACGGCGCGTTCATCACCGGCACCGAGATCCGCGTCGACGGCGGCGCCCACATGTGA
- a CDS encoding LacI family DNA-binding transcriptional regulator has translation MADQKKTKRRITSVDVAREAGLSRATVSFVLNDTPGQSIPEATRQRVLQAAARLGYTPYAPARTLRSGRSDVVLFVLPDWPQGHTVAELVDRAAQVLAGAGLTLVTHVHTGQDDDLARLWTALAPAAVFGMRPFTAHELAGMRRANIAAVLPSPEQSGHDVGSTLWLNGVGRLQAQYLIGKGHTRLAYVLPDDPRLSALGQGRAEGAAQVCAEAGLPVPIVSTIPLDTAAAAETVAGWRQPPTAVCAYNDEVALALLAGMRKLGTSLPVIGADDIPAARFALPPLTTVAQDSGELGARIAAALLRALNGEPSQLDVLPDAGIRVVERESA, from the coding sequence GTGGCGGACCAGAAGAAGACCAAGCGCCGCATCACCAGCGTGGACGTGGCACGGGAGGCGGGGCTGTCTCGGGCCACGGTCAGCTTTGTCCTGAACGACACGCCGGGCCAGTCCATCCCCGAGGCCACCCGGCAGCGGGTGCTGCAGGCGGCGGCCCGACTGGGTTACACGCCCTACGCGCCTGCCCGTACCCTGCGCAGCGGCCGCAGCGACGTCGTGCTGTTCGTCCTGCCCGACTGGCCGCAGGGCCACACCGTGGCGGAGCTCGTCGATCGGGCCGCGCAGGTGCTGGCCGGCGCCGGGCTGACCCTCGTCACCCACGTGCACACCGGCCAGGACGACGACCTCGCGCGGCTGTGGACCGCACTCGCCCCGGCGGCCGTGTTCGGCATGCGGCCGTTCACGGCCCACGAGCTGGCCGGCATGAGGCGCGCGAACATCGCGGCCGTGCTGCCGTCCCCGGAGCAGAGCGGCCACGATGTCGGCTCGACACTGTGGCTCAATGGCGTGGGCCGGCTCCAAGCGCAGTACCTGATCGGGAAGGGGCACACCCGGCTCGCCTACGTCCTGCCCGACGACCCCCGGCTGAGCGCACTGGGTCAGGGGCGTGCCGAGGGAGCGGCCCAGGTGTGCGCGGAGGCCGGCCTGCCGGTACCGATCGTCTCGACCATCCCCCTGGACACCGCCGCGGCGGCCGAGACGGTGGCAGGCTGGCGGCAGCCGCCGACCGCCGTGTGCGCCTACAACGACGAGGTGGCCCTGGCGCTGCTGGCCGGCATGCGGAAGCTGGGCACGAGCCTGCCCGTGATCGGCGCGGACGACATCCCGGCGGCCCGTTTCGCGCTCCCGCCGCTCACCACGGTCGCCCAGGACAGCGGCGAACTCGGCGCGCGCATCGCCGCCGCCCTGCTCAGGGCGCTGAACGGCGAGCCCTCACAGCTTGACGTGCTGCCGGATGCCGGCATCCGGGTGGTCGAGCGCGAGTCCGCCTGA
- a CDS encoding CoA-acylating methylmalonate-semialdehyde dehydrogenase, with the protein MTIAHWINGKRVAGTSGRTAPVTDPSTGAITGQVAMASTRDADTAISAAAAAFPAWRDTSLTRRTQIIFAFRELLNARKGELAEIITAEHGKVLSDALGEITRGQEVVEFACGIPHLIKGEFTENASTRVDVSSIRQPVGPVAVISPFNFPAMVPMWFFPVAIAAGNTVVLKPSEKDPSAALWIAELWTEAGLPDGVFNVLQGDKEAVDALLVSPAIKAVSFVGSTPIARYVYETATSHGKRVQALGGAKNHMVVLPDADLDLAADAAVNAGYGSAGERCMAVSALVAVGDIADDLVAKIAERTVKLRTGDGMTGVDMGPLITRAHRDKVAGYIAEGESAGARLVIDGRKVEAEGESGGFWLGPTLFDNVGTDMSIYTDEIFGPVLSVLRVDTYEEAVELINANPYGNGTAIFTNDGGAARRFQNEIEVGMVGINVPVPVPMAYFSFGGWKNSLFGDLHAHGMEGVRFFTRAKVITSRWPDPSHGGINLGFPENT; encoded by the coding sequence ATGACCATCGCCCATTGGATCAACGGCAAGCGCGTGGCCGGCACGAGCGGGCGCACCGCACCGGTCACCGACCCCTCGACCGGCGCCATCACCGGCCAGGTGGCGATGGCCTCCACCCGCGACGCCGACACCGCCATCTCGGCGGCCGCGGCGGCCTTCCCGGCATGGCGCGACACCTCGCTCACCCGCCGCACACAGATCATCTTCGCCTTCCGTGAGCTGCTCAACGCCCGCAAGGGCGAGCTCGCCGAGATCATCACCGCCGAGCACGGCAAGGTGCTGTCCGACGCCCTCGGCGAGATCACCCGGGGGCAGGAGGTCGTCGAGTTCGCCTGCGGCATCCCGCACCTGATCAAGGGCGAGTTCACGGAGAACGCTTCCACCCGCGTGGACGTGTCCTCCATCCGCCAGCCGGTCGGCCCGGTGGCCGTCATCAGCCCTTTCAACTTCCCTGCCATGGTGCCGATGTGGTTCTTCCCCGTCGCGATCGCCGCCGGGAACACCGTGGTGCTCAAGCCCAGCGAGAAGGACCCGTCCGCCGCGCTGTGGATCGCCGAGCTGTGGACCGAGGCCGGGCTGCCCGACGGCGTGTTCAACGTACTGCAGGGCGACAAGGAAGCAGTCGACGCGCTGCTCGTCTCGCCCGCGATCAAGGCGGTCTCCTTCGTGGGGTCCACGCCCATCGCCCGCTACGTCTACGAGACCGCCACCTCCCACGGCAAGCGGGTCCAGGCCCTGGGCGGGGCCAAGAACCACATGGTCGTGCTGCCCGATGCCGACCTCGACCTGGCCGCCGACGCTGCGGTCAACGCCGGTTACGGCTCGGCCGGTGAGCGCTGCATGGCTGTCAGCGCACTGGTCGCGGTCGGCGATATCGCCGACGATCTGGTCGCCAAGATCGCCGAACGGACGGTCAAGCTCCGCACCGGCGACGGCATGACCGGCGTCGACATGGGCCCGCTCATCACTCGCGCCCACCGTGACAAGGTCGCCGGCTACATCGCCGAGGGCGAGAGCGCCGGCGCCCGGCTCGTCATCGACGGACGGAAGGTGGAGGCCGAGGGCGAGTCCGGCGGGTTCTGGCTCGGCCCCACGCTGTTCGACAACGTCGGCACCGACATGAGCATCTACACCGATGAGATCTTCGGCCCGGTCCTGAGCGTGCTCCGCGTGGACACCTACGAGGAGGCGGTCGAGCTGATCAACGCCAACCCGTACGGCAACGGCACGGCGATCTTCACCAACGACGGCGGCGCAGCCCGGCGCTTCCAGAACGAGATCGAGGTCGGGATGGTCGGCATCAACGTGCCCGTCCCCGTCCCCATGGCCTACTTCTCCTTCGGCGGCTGGAAGAACTCGCTCTTCGGCGACCTGCACGCCCACGGCATGGAAGGCGTCCGCTTCTTCACCCGCGCGAAGGTCATCACCAGCCGCTGGCCAGACCCCAGCCACGGCGGAATCAACCTCGGCTTCCCGGAGAACACGTGA
- a CDS encoding fumarylacetoacetate hydrolase family protein — MTDVTRFWADARGWTAKAAQLTGEAVPVREVSFAPPVPPSARVICVGLNYRAHAAEGSFDVPEHPTLFGRWTAALSVGDVVATGTPDGVGYVRTPPWLLKPGDVVEAEIDRLGTLRTPVVSRDPQENSR, encoded by the coding sequence GTGACCGACGTGACGCGCTTCTGGGCCGACGCCCGGGGCTGGACGGCCAAGGCCGCCCAGCTCACGGGCGAGGCCGTCCCGGTGCGGGAGGTGAGCTTCGCGCCTCCGGTGCCGCCGTCGGCGCGGGTGATCTGCGTAGGGCTCAACTACCGCGCGCACGCCGCCGAGGGCTCGTTCGACGTGCCTGAGCATCCGACGTTGTTCGGCCGCTGGACGGCCGCGCTGAGCGTCGGCGACGTCGTCGCCACCGGCACCCCCGACGGCGTCGGTTACGTCCGCACCCCGCCATGGCTGCTGAAACCAGGAGACGTGGTGGAGGCCGAGATCGACCGGCTCGGCACCCTGCGAACCCCGGTCGTCAGCCGCGACCCACAGGAGAACTCACGATGA
- a CDS encoding alpha/beta hydrolase yields the protein MTHVRIESDIEYAKADGVSLALDLYLPTVDGPAPVVLYLHGGGWQVGDKRDGATERLELLASYGVAVASANYRFAAQATYPAQLHDVKAAVRWLRANGRRYGLAVEKIGAWGASAGAYLASMIGLTAKNVELEGSVGDHPDQPSHVDAVVHWFGQSDLWANSRRTWLEKEILNPPFEGPLLGLGDVSENPAAARATSPLTWASADAPPFLIAHGDRDRVTPAAESLALHDALVRAGAQSTMMLLGGAGHEGEEFDRPGHLRLTAAFLLSHLGDAR from the coding sequence GTGACGCACGTGCGCATCGAGTCCGACATCGAGTACGCGAAGGCGGACGGCGTCTCCCTCGCACTCGACCTTTACCTGCCCACCGTTGACGGCCCGGCGCCTGTCGTGCTTTACCTGCACGGCGGTGGATGGCAGGTGGGCGACAAACGTGACGGCGCCACCGAGCGGCTGGAGCTGCTCGCCTCCTATGGCGTCGCCGTCGCCTCCGCCAACTACCGCTTTGCCGCGCAGGCGACATATCCGGCCCAGCTGCACGACGTGAAGGCCGCCGTGCGCTGGCTGCGCGCCAACGGCAGGCGGTACGGTCTCGCCGTCGAGAAGATCGGCGCCTGGGGCGCGTCCGCCGGAGCGTACTTGGCCAGCATGATCGGGCTGACGGCCAAGAACGTCGAACTGGAGGGCTCGGTCGGCGACCACCCTGATCAGCCCAGCCATGTGGACGCGGTCGTCCATTGGTTCGGCCAGAGCGACCTGTGGGCCAACTCCCGCCGTACCTGGCTGGAGAAGGAGATCCTCAACCCGCCGTTCGAGGGTCCTCTGCTCGGCCTCGGCGACGTGTCCGAGAATCCCGCCGCGGCCCGCGCCACCAGCCCGCTCACCTGGGCGAGCGCCGACGCGCCACCGTTCCTGATCGCCCACGGCGACCGGGACCGGGTCACCCCGGCTGCCGAGAGCCTGGCCTTGCATGACGCGCTCGTCCGCGCCGGAGCCCAGTCCACGATGATGCTGCTCGGCGGCGCCGGGCACGAAGGCGAGGAGTTCGACCGCCCCGGCCACCTGCGGCTCACCGCGGCGTTCCTGCTCAGCCATCTCGGCGACGCCAGGTGA
- a CDS encoding bifunctional 3-(3-hydroxy-phenyl)propionate/3-hydroxycinnamic acid hydroxylase, whose product MPDIYDVAIVGYGPAGEVAAATLGAAGHRVVVFERHKELYPLPRMVTFDGEACRTVQATGSSIDKALSTAVRLDACHFGDAAAEPLLSIDWSGSQCGFPAHSSIFQPDVEAVVREKVDTMPNVEVNRGTEVCGLTQHDDFVELTVRPKKSTDPAEQRTVRARYVIGADGTGSFVREAAGITMRDYGLHERWLNFDMNKLRDLPERFDRLIMIMDPKRPHMYMPLGTTRQRFEIRLHEHEDETAMYDPQAAWDFLREEHGLGEQDMSICRQVVYHFYTRVAERWRTGRVFIAGDAAHTMTPYMGQGGCSAIRDGRNIGWKLSLVLSGAASEELLDDYQAEREPHVSAIVFASDALSRLVNIVDEDEAAQRNHAMRNNLNPPPPPFPKLEHGVLHRESDGSIAAVTGSLSPQGRLRKGGVEGRGDDLLGHGFQLIARHAPQLSAAQLHTLEAIGCSVAVLEDPADPNAVTDLDGVYSRFLKDHHADAYITRPDWYVFGVTLASGLPALVDELAARLHLTDERQPA is encoded by the coding sequence GTGCCTGACATCTACGACGTAGCGATCGTCGGTTACGGGCCTGCGGGCGAGGTGGCGGCTGCCACGCTCGGCGCGGCCGGACACCGAGTGGTGGTGTTCGAGCGGCATAAGGAGCTCTATCCGCTGCCGCGCATGGTCACCTTCGACGGTGAGGCATGCCGGACCGTCCAGGCCACCGGCTCGTCCATCGACAAGGCGCTCAGCACCGCCGTGCGACTGGACGCGTGCCACTTCGGCGACGCCGCCGCCGAGCCCCTGCTCAGCATCGACTGGAGCGGCAGCCAGTGCGGCTTCCCCGCGCACTCCTCGATCTTCCAGCCGGACGTCGAGGCGGTCGTGCGAGAGAAGGTCGACACGATGCCCAACGTCGAGGTGAACCGGGGCACCGAGGTCTGCGGCCTGACGCAGCATGACGACTTCGTCGAGCTCACGGTGCGCCCCAAGAAGTCGACCGACCCGGCCGAGCAGCGGACGGTCCGGGCCCGTTACGTCATCGGCGCGGACGGGACAGGCAGCTTCGTGCGGGAGGCGGCCGGCATCACCATGCGCGACTACGGGCTGCACGAGCGCTGGCTCAACTTCGACATGAACAAGCTCCGCGACCTGCCCGAGCGGTTCGACCGCCTCATCATGATCATGGATCCGAAGCGGCCGCACATGTACATGCCGCTCGGCACCACCCGCCAGCGCTTCGAGATCCGCCTGCACGAGCACGAGGACGAGACGGCGATGTACGACCCGCAGGCGGCCTGGGACTTCCTGCGCGAGGAGCACGGCCTCGGCGAGCAGGACATGTCGATCTGCCGCCAGGTCGTCTACCACTTCTACACGCGCGTGGCCGAGCGGTGGCGCACCGGCCGGGTCTTCATCGCCGGCGACGCCGCTCACACCATGACCCCCTACATGGGTCAGGGCGGCTGTTCCGCCATTCGCGACGGCCGCAACATCGGCTGGAAACTGTCACTCGTGCTGTCCGGCGCCGCGAGCGAGGAACTGCTGGACGACTACCAGGCCGAGCGCGAGCCCCACGTGTCGGCGATCGTGTTCGCCAGCGACGCGCTGTCCCGCCTGGTCAACATCGTGGACGAGGACGAGGCGGCGCAGCGCAACCACGCCATGCGCAACAACCTCAACCCGCCCCCGCCGCCGTTCCCCAAGCTCGAGCACGGTGTCCTGCACCGCGAGTCCGACGGCTCGATCGCCGCGGTCACCGGCTCGCTGTCCCCGCAGGGCCGTCTGCGCAAGGGTGGTGTGGAGGGCCGCGGTGACGACCTGCTCGGTCACGGATTCCAGCTCATCGCCCGCCACGCCCCGCAGCTGTCAGCAGCGCAGTTGCACACCCTGGAGGCGATCGGCTGTTCCGTCGCCGTCCTGGAGGACCCGGCCGACCCGAACGCGGTCACCGACCTCGACGGCGTCTACAGCCGGTTTCTCAAGGACCACCACGCCGACGCCTACATCACCCGCCCCGACTGGTACGTCTTCGGCGTCACCCTGGCCTCCGGCCTGCCGGCGTTGGTCGACGAACTGGCCGCTCGTCTCCATCTGACCGACGAAAGGCAGCCCGCGTGA
- a CDS encoding cyclase family protein, with amino-acid sequence MTELPRYDDLPPAPDGGRSAWGLFGEQDQLGLVNLLTPERVAAAAKLVRKGAGFPLDAPLGMFSPPLNSNRGNPRHHVIAQPGGIGFDDVWDNVYPQAGSQWDSLAHIGYSRQVYYNGATSDDIVSGRRNTIDRWADHGMTGRGVLLDMPAAMRALGRPYDPGTTVEFGPDELEAARRLAGVDYQVGDILLLHTGFTGWYADQPDDVRKRLPRELRAPGLAHSEEVCRYLWNAHCAAVASDTFAVEAWPADTSPQAAPFGFIHQMLIGSFGMALGELWWLRDLAEDCADDGVYEGMLVSVPTRAPGGIASAPNATFLK; translated from the coding sequence ATGACGGAACTGCCCCGCTACGACGACCTGCCGCCGGCACCGGATGGAGGCCGCAGCGCCTGGGGCCTGTTCGGCGAGCAGGACCAGCTCGGCCTGGTCAACCTGCTGACCCCGGAACGGGTCGCCGCCGCCGCCAAGCTGGTACGCAAGGGGGCTGGTTTCCCGCTGGACGCGCCCCTCGGCATGTTCTCCCCGCCCCTCAACAGCAACAGAGGCAATCCTCGTCACCATGTCATCGCCCAGCCGGGCGGCATCGGCTTCGACGACGTCTGGGACAACGTCTACCCGCAGGCGGGCAGCCAGTGGGACTCCCTGGCGCACATCGGATACAGCCGTCAGGTGTACTACAACGGCGCCACCTCGGACGACATCGTCTCCGGCCGCCGCAACACGATCGACCGCTGGGCCGACCACGGCATGACCGGCCGGGGCGTCCTGCTCGACATGCCCGCCGCGATGCGGGCTCTGGGCCGTCCCTATGATCCCGGCACCACGGTCGAGTTCGGCCCGGACGAGCTGGAGGCGGCCCGGCGCTTGGCCGGCGTCGACTACCAGGTCGGCGACATCCTGCTGCTGCACACCGGCTTCACCGGCTGGTACGCCGACCAGCCCGATGACGTGCGCAAGCGGCTCCCGCGGGAGCTGCGTGCGCCTGGCCTGGCGCACTCGGAGGAGGTGTGCCGCTACCTGTGGAACGCGCACTGCGCCGCCGTCGCCTCCGACACCTTCGCGGTCGAGGCCTGGCCCGCGGACACCAGCCCGCAGGCGGCGCCGTTCGGTTTCATCCATCAGATGCTCATCGGCAGCTTCGGCATGGCCCTGGGTGAGCTGTGGTGGCTGCGCGACCTGGCCGAAGACTGTGCGGATGACGGCGTGTACGAGGGGATGCTCGTCAGCGTGCCCACCCGAGCGCCCGGCGGGATCGCCTCCGCCCCCAACGCAACATTTCTGAAATAG
- a CDS encoding cupin domain-containing protein: MHLVTAAQAVPYDPPGHHDVAARRLQGLDAGGPGGFSVGLSHYPPGSTVDSAPTAAETVYVVLSGELELTCDDRVVTLGRHDSVHLTKGEVRSLRNASGADATLLVVLRP; the protein is encoded by the coding sequence ATGCACCTGGTCACAGCCGCACAGGCGGTGCCCTATGACCCGCCTGGCCACCACGACGTCGCCGCCCGCCGCCTGCAAGGACTCGACGCGGGCGGCCCCGGCGGCTTCTCCGTCGGGTTGTCGCACTATCCCCCCGGTTCGACGGTCGACTCCGCGCCCACCGCGGCCGAGACCGTCTACGTCGTCCTGTCCGGCGAGCTGGAGCTGACCTGCGACGACCGGGTGGTCACCCTCGGCCGGCACGATTCGGTTCACCTCACCAAAGGCGAGGTGCGGTCGCTGCGCAACGCCTCAGGCGCCGACGCCACGCTTCTGGTGGTGCTGCGGCCATGA